Proteins encoded together in one Thermodesulfobacteriota bacterium window:
- a CDS encoding cytochrome c biogenesis protein CcdA, which produces MLEGFTETVGQWVHTRPWLAAGAVFLGGLATAANPCSLAAVPVLVGLTGGHAAVTDWRRGLAVSLVFVAGLAASFSAMAVAAVSAGTYLGASSPFWPWVLAAACLLAATQFWDLWHLSLPAWLGQIRPARSGAAAAFGMGLLFGVLSAPCAAPVLVVVLTYVASKASLAYGLLLLWLYAVGHCALLVAAGTSVGLVRRLVASDRYARGNLFVRRAAGVVIALVGIYLVVSQLQPVG; this is translated from the coding sequence GTGCTGGAGGGATTCACCGAGACCGTCGGCCAGTGGGTCCACACCCGCCCCTGGCTCGCGGCGGGTGCGGTCTTCCTGGGGGGCCTCGCCACCGCGGCCAACCCGTGCAGCCTGGCCGCGGTGCCGGTGCTGGTGGGCCTCACCGGAGGTCACGCCGCGGTCACCGACTGGCGGCGGGGCCTCGCCGTCTCCCTGGTCTTCGTCGCGGGGCTCGCGGCGTCGTTTTCGGCCATGGCCGTGGCGGCGGTATCGGCGGGCACCTATCTCGGCGCCTCGAGCCCCTTCTGGCCCTGGGTGCTGGCCGCCGCGTGCCTTCTCGCGGCGACCCAGTTCTGGGACCTCTGGCACCTGAGCCTGCCTGCCTGGCTGGGGCAGATCCGGCCCGCCCGCAGCGGAGCCGCCGCAGCCTTCGGCATGGGGCTCCTCTTCGGCGTCCTCTCCGCCCCCTGCGCGGCACCGGTGCTCGTGGTGGTGCTCACCTACGTGGCCTCGAAGGCGAGCCTCGCCTACGGCCTCCTGCTCCTGTGGCTCTACGCCGTGGGGCACTGCGCCCTGCTCGTGGCGGCCGGCACCTCGGTGGGCCTGGTCCGGCGTCTGGTGGCCTCCGATCGCTACGCCCGGGGCAACCTGTTCGTGCGCCGCGCCGCCGGGGTCGTCATCGCCCTGGTGGGGATCTACCTCGTCGTCAGCCAACTCCAACCCGTCGGATGA